One stretch of Niallia sp. XMNu-256 DNA includes these proteins:
- a CDS encoding toxin, translating into MQNKQRSLLFLILLLLILMGNSQAEKDGIKLVNYPTHSPFKSRLQLTSIDELNHIIVLPNSSFNEAEAAKIIANIDRLPNSLLSKVRKNGIIVKLFTNKLTDNPTAAHLSGKVPRGYEKDTTWDDIPGVGGGHTVLVKIGSSEKGSGHGSVNLELHELAHSIDRQVFDEIRKQKDFLMIWNLEKDRLFPYNRYLLTYPEEYFAEAFVYYYINDSYREKLRKDAPLTYDFIKNLK; encoded by the coding sequence ATGCAAAATAAACAACGCTCCTTGCTTTTTCTCATTCTACTTTTACTCATTCTCATGGGGAATTCTCAAGCAGAAAAAGACGGAATTAAATTAGTTAACTATCCAACCCACTCTCCATTTAAAAGTCGATTACAATTAACTTCTATCGATGAATTAAATCATATTATTGTGTTACCGAATTCAAGCTTTAATGAGGCGGAGGCCGCTAAAATAATAGCTAATATTGACAGACTTCCAAACTCCTTATTATCAAAAGTACGCAAAAATGGAATCATCGTTAAATTATTCACTAATAAATTGACTGATAATCCAACCGCTGCTCACCTTTCTGGGAAAGTCCCACGTGGATATGAAAAAGATACGACATGGGACGACATTCCGGGAGTTGGTGGTGGACACACGGTTCTAGTTAAAATTGGATCGAGCGAGAAAGGGAGTGGACATGGCTCTGTAAACCTAGAACTTCATGAGCTTGCCCACTCGATTGATCGACAAGTGTTTGATGAAATTCGAAAACAAAAAGACTTCTTAATGATTTGGAACTTAGAAAAAGATAGACTTTTCCCTTATAACCGCTATTTATTAACCTATCCTGAAGAATATTTTGCTGAAGCGTTTGTCTACTATTATATAAACGATTCGTATCGAGAAAAATTAAGAAAAGATGCACCTTTAACGTATGATTTTATTAAAAACTTAAAATAA
- the putP gene encoding sodium/proline symporter PutP: MGIGVYISLAIYFIGMLLIGYYAYKKSTDNIEGYMLGGRGLGPAVTALSAGASDMSGWMLMGLPGAMYITGMSSIWLAVGLTLGAYLNYILVAPRLRTYTKVANNSITIPDFFENRFKNNAKILRFVSAIVIIIFFTLYTSAGMVSGGVLFDSAFGLDYKLGLFITGGVVVAYTLFGGFLAVSLTDFVQGIIMFVALVLVPIVGFTDLGGIQPTFDVIRAIDPTLLDFFKGTTVIGIISLLAWGLGYFGQPHIIVRFMAITSVRELKPARRIGMGWMIISIIGAMSVGLVGIAYVNQTGVTLEDPETVFIMFSNILFHPLITGFLLSAILAAIMSTISSQLLVTSSALTEDIYKTFFKRDATDKQLVRIGRLTVLLVSIVAILLSLTPNNTILNLVGYAWAGFGSAFGPAILLSLYWKRMNVWGALSGIIIGAVTVIIWISNEALKGFMYEMIPGFILSFLAIIIVSKLTAKPSTEIETEFNKMKETLKAELK, encoded by the coding sequence ATGGGTATAGGAGTTTATATTTCTTTAGCAATCTATTTTATTGGGATGTTGTTGATTGGGTATTACGCCTATAAGAAATCAACCGACAATATTGAAGGGTACATGTTAGGTGGACGTGGTTTAGGACCTGCTGTAACCGCTCTTTCCGCTGGAGCATCAGATATGAGTGGCTGGATGCTTATGGGCTTGCCAGGAGCGATGTATATAACCGGTATGTCGAGTATATGGCTTGCTGTTGGATTAACTTTGGGGGCTTATTTAAACTATATCCTTGTCGCACCGCGATTAAGAACGTATACAAAAGTAGCAAACAATTCCATTACGATCCCCGATTTCTTCGAAAACCGTTTTAAAAATAACGCTAAAATCCTTCGGTTTGTTTCTGCTATTGTCATTATTATCTTTTTTACACTTTACACATCAGCAGGTATGGTCTCAGGCGGTGTACTTTTTGATTCTGCCTTTGGCTTAGATTATAAATTAGGTTTATTTATTACAGGTGGTGTTGTTGTAGCCTATACGCTATTCGGTGGATTTTTAGCCGTTAGTTTAACGGATTTTGTTCAAGGAATTATAATGTTTGTAGCTCTCGTCTTGGTACCCATTGTCGGTTTTACCGATTTAGGTGGGATACAACCTACCTTTGATGTGATTCGTGCAATCGATCCTACTTTGCTCGACTTCTTCAAAGGTACAACGGTAATTGGGATTATCTCATTATTGGCATGGGGCTTGGGCTATTTTGGACAGCCACATATCATCGTTCGTTTTATGGCTATTACCTCAGTAAGAGAGTTAAAGCCAGCACGTCGTATTGGTATGGGCTGGATGATCATTTCAATCATTGGTGCCATGTCTGTCGGGCTTGTTGGAATTGCCTATGTTAATCAAACAGGTGTTACACTCGAGGATCCAGAAACAGTGTTTATTATGTTCTCAAATATATTATTCCACCCGTTAATTACCGGCTTCTTACTTTCAGCGATATTAGCCGCGATTATGAGTACGATTTCTTCTCAACTTCTCGTAACCTCTAGTGCATTAACAGAAGATATTTATAAAACTTTCTTTAAACGGGATGCTACAGATAAACAACTTGTTCGAATTGGTCGTTTAACGGTACTGCTAGTTTCGATCGTAGCTATTCTCTTATCCTTAACTCCAAATAATACGATTCTTAATTTAGTTGGGTACGCATGGGCAGGATTTGGTTCAGCATTTGGTCCAGCGATTCTATTAAGCTTATATTGGAAACGTATGAACGTCTGGGGGGCGCTTTCAGGAATTATTATCGGTGCAGTCACGGTGATCATTTGGATCAGTAATGAAGCTCTTAAAGGGTTTATGTATGAAATGATTCCTGGCTTTATCTTGTCATTCTTAGCGATTATCATAGTTAGTAAATTAACGGCTAAACCTTCAACAGAGATCGAGACAGAGTTTAATAAAATGAAAGAAACTTTGAAGGCGGAGCTAAAATAA
- a CDS encoding ornithine--oxo-acid transaminase produces the protein MSKSQEIIAKTEQYGARNYNPLPIVIEKAEGVWVEDPEGNRYLDMLSAYSALNQGHRHPKIVKALKEQAEKVTLTSRAFYNDQLGVWYEKICQLTKKNMVLPMNTGAEAVETALKAARRWGYDMKGIKGGHAEIVVCNGNFHGRTMGAVSMSSDNEYKRGFGPLLPGIKLVPYGDIPALQSAITKNTAAFILEPIQGEAGIIIPPEGYLKAASKLCKDNNVLMIADEIQVGLGRTGKMFACQWEKVEPDMYILGKALGGGVFPISCVAANSTILGVFNPGSHGSTFGGNPLACAVSIAALKVVSEENLVQRSFDLGSYLLEKLQAIKSPIIKEVRGKGLLIGIELTEAARPYCEALKEEGILCKETHENVIRFAPPLIITKAELDWALERVYKVLE, from the coding sequence ATTTCTAAGTCACAAGAAATAATCGCTAAAACCGAGCAATATGGCGCCAGAAACTATAATCCGCTGCCAATTGTCATTGAAAAAGCGGAAGGTGTATGGGTGGAAGATCCAGAAGGCAACCGTTATTTGGACATGTTAAGTGCTTATTCAGCACTCAACCAAGGACATCGGCATCCAAAGATCGTAAAAGCCTTAAAAGAACAAGCTGAAAAAGTAACTTTAACATCTAGGGCCTTTTATAATGATCAATTAGGGGTATGGTATGAGAAAATATGTCAATTAACGAAGAAAAATATGGTTCTCCCGATGAATACAGGTGCTGAAGCAGTTGAAACTGCCCTTAAAGCTGCACGGCGTTGGGGATACGATATGAAAGGAATTAAAGGCGGTCATGCTGAGATCGTTGTTTGTAATGGCAACTTCCATGGCCGGACAATGGGGGCTGTTTCTATGTCCTCTGATAACGAATATAAACGAGGATTTGGTCCGTTGCTTCCAGGGATCAAATTAGTCCCATACGGAGATATACCTGCATTACAATCTGCGATTACTAAAAATACAGCGGCTTTCATTCTTGAGCCGATCCAAGGGGAAGCAGGAATCATCATACCACCTGAAGGCTATCTCAAAGCTGCTTCTAAATTATGCAAAGATAACAATGTGTTAATGATTGCCGATGAAATTCAGGTTGGACTCGGACGGACAGGAAAGATGTTTGCCTGTCAATGGGAAAAGGTTGAACCAGATATGTATATTTTAGGAAAAGCACTTGGTGGAGGAGTATTTCCGATCTCCTGTGTGGCCGCTAATTCTACTATTTTAGGTGTCTTTAATCCTGGTTCCCACGGCTCGACATTTGGAGGGAATCCGCTGGCTTGTGCCGTTTCGATTGCAGCCTTAAAAGTCGTGTCAGAGGAAAACTTAGTTCAGCGTTCTTTTGATCTAGGAAGCTATTTATTAGAGAAGCTTCAAGCAATAAAGAGTCCGATCATAAAAGAAGTGAGAGGGAAAGGGTTATTAATTGGTATCGAATTAACAGAAGCTGCAAGACCTTATTGTGAAGCCTTAAAAGAAGAAGGGATATTATGCAAAGAAACCCATGAAAACGTTATTCGGTTTGCACCTCCATTGATTATTACAAAAGCTGAATTAGATTGGGCACTTGAAAGGGTTTATAAGGTTTTAGAATAA
- a CDS encoding BrxA/BrxB family bacilliredoxin, whose amino-acid sequence MSMAYEEYMRQMVKPMREELVQTGFQELLTVEDVEQYMEKAEGTTLVVVNSVCGCAAGLARPAANHAAVHSEKKPDHLVTVFAGQEKEATAKMREYFGEIPPSSPSMALLKGKEVVHFIHRHDIEGQSMEAIVMNLQKAFSQYC is encoded by the coding sequence ATGTCAATGGCATATGAAGAATATATGAGACAAATGGTAAAACCAATGCGTGAGGAATTGGTTCAAACAGGATTTCAAGAATTACTTACTGTTGAAGACGTAGAACAATATATGGAAAAAGCGGAAGGGACGACATTAGTCGTCGTTAACTCTGTATGTGGTTGTGCTGCTGGTTTAGCTCGTCCAGCTGCTAATCATGCGGCTGTACACAGTGAGAAGAAGCCAGATCACCTTGTTACCGTTTTTGCCGGACAAGAGAAAGAAGCAACAGCGAAAATGCGTGAATATTTTGGTGAAATTCCACCATCCTCACCTTCTATGGCTTTATTAAAAGGTAAAGAAGTTGTTCACTTTATTCATCGCCATGATATTGAAGGTCAATCAATGGAAGCAATTGTAATGAATCTACAAAAGGCTTTCTCCCAATACTGCTAA
- the proC gene encoding pyrroline-5-carboxylate reductase, which translates to MLTDKKVLFLGAGSMAEAMIAGMIKANKIPITNITVSNHSNKERLVQLKTTYGINTAHREQLNLEQADIIVLAMKPKDVEKALYSFQHTLQPHQIVLSVLAGISTSFIEQHTAKGQQVIRVMPNTSSAIGESATAISSGKYTSQQNMEIAKELLACIGEVYVIEEKHMDGFTGLAGSGPAYIYYLMEHMEKAGTQLGIPQPISREIIAQTILGAARMVQKQGEDPASLRQKVTSPNGTTAAGLQALEDNGGGVAITEAVIQASGRSKNMSEQLLKTIVS; encoded by the coding sequence ATGTTAACGGATAAAAAAGTTTTATTTTTGGGAGCCGGTTCGATGGCTGAAGCTATGATTGCCGGAATGATTAAAGCTAATAAAATACCAATTACTAACATTACAGTATCAAACCACAGCAATAAAGAACGATTAGTACAATTAAAAACCACTTATGGAATTAATACAGCACATAGGGAACAACTAAATCTAGAACAAGCTGATATAATCGTCCTCGCAATGAAACCAAAGGATGTTGAAAAAGCACTGTACTCCTTTCAACATACCCTGCAACCACACCAAATTGTTCTATCTGTATTAGCTGGAATTTCAACCTCTTTTATTGAACAACATACAGCTAAGGGGCAACAGGTCATTCGCGTCATGCCGAATACATCGAGTGCGATTGGAGAATCTGCCACCGCAATTTCCTCAGGAAAGTATACGTCCCAACAAAATATGGAAATAGCTAAAGAATTACTTGCATGCATTGGAGAAGTCTATGTCATTGAAGAAAAGCATATGGATGGTTTTACCGGATTAGCTGGTAGTGGCCCTGCTTATATTTATTACTTGATGGAACATATGGAGAAAGCCGGGACCCAATTAGGAATCCCCCAACCTATTTCTCGCGAAATCATAGCACAAACCATACTAGGAGCAGCGAGAATGGTTCAAAAACAAGGTGAGGATCCAGCATCTTTAAGACAAAAGGTCACTTCCCCAAATGGAACAACTGCTGCTGGACTCCAAGCCCTTGAAGACAATGGCGGTGGAGTTGCAATAACCGAAGCCGTTATCCAAGCATCCGGGCGTTCAAAAAATATGAGTGAACAGCTGCTAAAAACAATCGTCTCATAA
- a CDS encoding alpha/beta-type small acid-soluble spore protein gives MTQRNRNKLLVPLAREGLDQLKSKVVGANHPDEAKFEAANEVGVPLKKGYNGKLTSEQAGKVGGRLGGRMVQELIKMAKEDLSKKQ, from the coding sequence ATGACACAAAGAAATCGAAATAAGTTACTTGTTCCCCTAGCTAGGGAAGGATTAGACCAATTAAAATCAAAAGTAGTCGGAGCTAATCATCCAGATGAAGCGAAGTTTGAAGCAGCCAATGAAGTTGGAGTTCCACTAAAAAAAGGATATAATGGAAAATTAACTTCAGAGCAAGCAGGCAAAGTTGGAGGGCGTTTAGGTGGCAGAATGGTTCAAGAACTGATCAAGATGGCTAAGGAAGATTTAAGTAAAAAGCAGTAG
- the proB gene encoding glutamate 5-kinase, producing MSSDIEQKRIVIKIGSSSLTSRHGEISHRKLEKLACEVVTLKDAGHEVVLVSSGAVAAGYRKLGCLERPTTLTEKQAAASIGQGLLMETYSKLFMSNGYVASQILITRSDFLDEIRYKNVRNTLNVLLKRGIIPIVNENDTVTIDRLKFGDNDTLSAKVASIVDADQLIILSDIDGLFDGHPGLNKNAKLIPQVNQITPEIEAVAGDSDSSVGTGGMRSKIEAVKIALASGIPTFLGNASKDQIAVNALSGKARGTYFTIEKPQIQLNQKKKWIAFHSHPEGEIIIDQNAKERMVDDHVDLTLSGIHDVKGPFNKGSVIRILDKSGRKIGCGVVKVSSKELQTLKKKVDTPSVNKTIIDSTDFVCHEKVLITV from the coding sequence ATGAGCTCGGACATAGAGCAAAAACGCATTGTCATTAAAATTGGAAGCAGTTCTTTAACAAGTCGGCATGGAGAAATTAGCCATCGTAAACTTGAGAAATTAGCATGTGAAGTTGTTACCCTAAAAGATGCCGGGCATGAAGTCGTCCTTGTTTCGTCCGGAGCCGTTGCTGCAGGGTATCGGAAGCTTGGTTGCTTGGAAAGACCAACAACATTAACTGAAAAACAAGCAGCTGCCTCAATCGGCCAAGGCTTATTAATGGAAACTTATTCAAAGCTCTTTATGTCAAACGGTTATGTTGCATCCCAAATCTTAATTACAAGAAGTGACTTCTTAGATGAAATTCGCTATAAGAATGTCCGTAATACGTTAAATGTATTATTAAAAAGGGGCATTATCCCAATTGTCAACGAAAATGATACTGTAACAATTGACCGTCTGAAATTCGGGGATAATGATACCCTATCTGCCAAAGTGGCCAGCATTGTCGATGCCGATCAATTGATCATTCTATCTGATATTGATGGTTTGTTTGATGGTCATCCAGGATTAAACAAAAACGCTAAATTAATCCCACAAGTTAATCAAATCACTCCTGAAATTGAAGCAGTGGCAGGTGATTCTGATAGTTCAGTTGGTACAGGTGGAATGAGATCGAAAATTGAAGCAGTCAAAATTGCTTTGGCCTCTGGAATTCCCACTTTTTTGGGGAATGCAAGTAAAGATCAAATTGCTGTTAATGCTCTCTCTGGAAAGGCAAGAGGTACTTATTTTACGATTGAAAAACCACAGATCCAGTTAAACCAGAAGAAAAAATGGATTGCCTTCCATTCCCATCCTGAAGGAGAAATTATCATCGATCAAAATGCAAAAGAACGGATGGTAGATGATCATGTTGATTTGACTCTATCAGGAATTCACGATGTGAAAGGCCCGTTTAATAAAGGTTCAGTCATTCGAATTCTCGATAAATCTGGAAGAAAAATTGGCTGTGGGGTGGTTAAAGTTTCTTCAAAGGAATTACAGACATTAAAGAAAAAAGTGGATACCCCTTCTGTTAACAAAACCATCATCGATAGCACAGATTTTGTTTGTCACGAGAAAGTTCTTATTACCGTTTAA
- a CDS encoding TIGR04053 family radical SAM/SPASM domain-containing protein gives MQPITHPHRKIIDYNQNPFIVIWEVTRACELKCVHCRADAQFLPDPRELSHEEGMKLIVEIHDMNNPMLVFTGGDCMLREDLFDLAQYAVSKGMRVSMTPSATSHVTKEKMIKAKEVGLSRWAFSLDAPRAEIHDAFRGTSGSFNLTVEKIKDLIELDMPLQINTVISRYNYEYLEDMAQLVADLKVKMWYVFLLVPTGRGQLDACITPAEHEKVFKWLYQLSKTAPFDIKTTAAQHYRRVVLQEKMREHVIEKGEIHYQDSITSDIASKRDGLKRAPKGVNDGNGFCFISHTGDVMPSGMLPIVAGNVRETPLAKIYREAKVFTDLRQPHLYKGKCGVCEFNGICGGSRSRAYAVTGDYMESEPFCVYIPEAMRKQTV, from the coding sequence ATGCAACCTATTACACATCCTCATAGAAAAATAATTGATTATAATCAGAATCCCTTTATTGTCATTTGGGAGGTTACGAGGGCATGTGAATTGAAATGTGTACATTGTCGAGCAGATGCACAATTCTTGCCTGACCCGAGAGAATTAAGCCATGAAGAAGGAATGAAACTAATTGTTGAAATACACGACATGAATAATCCGATGCTTGTTTTTACTGGTGGGGATTGTATGTTGAGAGAAGATTTATTTGATCTAGCTCAATATGCTGTGTCCAAAGGTATGCGGGTTTCAATGACTCCAAGTGCCACCTCTCATGTAACGAAAGAAAAAATGATTAAGGCAAAAGAAGTAGGTCTTTCGCGTTGGGCTTTTAGTTTGGATGCACCTCGGGCGGAAATCCACGATGCATTCCGTGGAACATCGGGTTCCTTTAATTTAACTGTTGAAAAAATTAAAGATTTAATTGAACTCGATATGCCACTTCAAATCAACACCGTTATCTCACGATATAATTATGAGTATTTAGAGGACATGGCTCAATTAGTAGCGGATTTAAAAGTGAAAATGTGGTATGTGTTTTTACTTGTACCTACAGGAAGAGGTCAATTAGATGCCTGCATCACTCCTGCAGAACATGAAAAGGTATTCAAGTGGTTATATCAATTAAGCAAAACGGCTCCGTTCGATATTAAAACTACGGCAGCACAGCATTATCGACGTGTTGTTTTACAAGAAAAAATGCGAGAGCATGTCATTGAAAAGGGAGAAATTCATTATCAAGACAGTATTACTTCAGATATCGCTTCCAAAAGAGATGGACTTAAACGGGCACCTAAAGGGGTTAATGACGGGAATGGATTTTGTTTTATTTCTCATACCGGTGATGTCATGCCAAGCGGAATGTTACCAATTGTTGCTGGAAATGTCCGAGAAACCCCTCTGGCAAAAATATACCGTGAAGCAAAAGTGTTTACAGATTTAAGACAGCCTCATTTATATAAAGGGAAATGTGGAGTTTGTGAATTTAATGGAATCTGTGGCGGATCAAGGTCAAGGGCATATGCCGTAACAGGGGATTATATGGAGAGCGAACCTTTCTGTGTATATATCCCAGAAGCGATGAGAAAACAAACGGTATAA
- a CDS encoding YpjP family protein has product MPKWIRKSLLVLVSVLTFGLVTPQDLSAHFPDEEKQPKRDLYQSKPSPVEEQTIFESGPISDNDLISEKARFVQEMVKYAEETSFMKFGSRIKPVIEDEFKELILPNIEKVISKMAEQYPEEDLSQLVISEMPSGGTSERIFHIKNIGTNKDVIRFHVRRDHPPMEGYVFNFHYHLANDGFQLHHELGVIYWDKNTPPQWMT; this is encoded by the coding sequence ATGCCTAAATGGATTCGCAAGTCGCTGCTTGTGCTTGTTTCCGTTCTCACATTTGGATTAGTAACACCGCAAGATTTATCGGCTCATTTTCCAGATGAAGAGAAACAGCCAAAAAGAGACCTCTATCAATCGAAACCATCACCTGTTGAAGAACAAACCATTTTTGAAAGTGGTCCCATATCTGATAATGATCTAATATCTGAAAAAGCTCGATTTGTGCAAGAAATGGTTAAGTATGCAGAAGAAACTTCATTTATGAAGTTTGGTAGTAGAATTAAGCCAGTCATTGAGGATGAATTTAAAGAACTCATTTTACCAAATATCGAAAAAGTAATTTCAAAAATGGCCGAACAGTATCCCGAGGAAGATTTAAGTCAATTAGTCATTAGTGAAATGCCTAGCGGCGGAACTTCTGAACGAATCTTTCATATTAAAAATATAGGAACTAACAAAGATGTCATTCGCTTCCATGTTCGAAGAGACCATCCGCCTATGGAAGGGTATGTATTTAACTTTCATTATCACTTAGCGAATGATGGCTTTCAGCTTCATCATGAGTTAGGTGTCATCTATTGGGATAAAAATACACCCCCCCAATGGATGACGTAA
- a CDS encoding GIY-YIG nuclease family protein — translation MDNNIYESINPKHTLYCIYLKLEEDQLIKVGKLGEYFFHKGTYIYVGSARKNMIKRIERHKKVQKKFHWHFDYLRPYGIVTKIITYDERLGECALAEKIRKKNNGMLPIKGFGSSDCRCLSHLIYIQ, via the coding sequence ATGGATAACAATATCTATGAATCTATTAATCCTAAACATACACTTTATTGTATATATTTGAAGCTTGAGGAGGATCAACTCATAAAAGTTGGAAAACTAGGTGAGTATTTTTTCCACAAAGGAACATATATCTATGTCGGAAGTGCAAGGAAAAATATGATTAAGCGTATCGAACGACACAAAAAGGTTCAGAAAAAATTTCATTGGCATTTTGATTATCTTCGGCCCTATGGAATAGTTACTAAAATTATAACATATGATGAAAGATTAGGAGAGTGTGCTCTCGCTGAGAAAATTAGGAAAAAGAACAATGGCATGCTGCCGATTAAAGGGTTTGGTTCTTCTGATTGTCGATGCCTTTCCCACCTAATCTATATTCAGTAA
- the pruA gene encoding L-glutamate gamma-semialdehyde dehydrogenase, with protein MLKPYITEPLTDFTNHHHQRAFQEALRFVEAQLGRGYPLIIGNEEITTEKRVTVINPANKTEVIGTVSLANQELAEKAMRTAQSTFESWKRWKPEHRINIVLRAAAMLRRRKHEFSAYLVKEAGKPWGEADADTAEAIDFLEYYARQMYRLKDGVPLEQHDGEFNQFHYIPLGVGIIISPFNFPLAIMAGTTIAAIITGNTVLLKPANSTPVVAAKFVQLMKEAGLPEGVINFVPGSGAEIGDYLVEHPQTRFISFTGSREIGCRIYERAARVQKGQKWLKRVIAEMGGKDTVLVDRCADIETAVKSIVLSAFGFSGQKCSAGSRAVIHEDIYDEVLEKVIAKTKELTIGDPADPNNYMGPVINKAAFNKIMNYIEIGKKEGRLMTGGKGDQSLGYFIQPTVFAHVDENARIMQEEIFGPVLALCKARNLDHMLSIANNTEYGLTGAFISNNREHIERVREEFHVGNLYFNSKCTGAVVGYQPFGGFNMSGTDSKAGGPDYLILHMQAKTTSEKL; from the coding sequence ATATTGAAACCTTATATTACTGAACCGTTAACAGACTTTACTAATCATCATCATCAGAGGGCATTTCAAGAAGCCTTAAGATTTGTTGAAGCACAGTTAGGGAGGGGATACCCTTTAATCATTGGCAACGAGGAAATTACAACAGAGAAAAGAGTAACTGTAATTAATCCGGCAAATAAAACAGAAGTTATCGGTACGGTATCACTTGCCAATCAAGAACTAGCGGAAAAAGCGATGAGAACAGCACAATCTACGTTCGAAAGTTGGAAGAGATGGAAACCTGAGCATCGGATCAATATTGTTTTGCGTGCCGCAGCCATGCTACGCAGACGTAAACATGAATTTTCTGCTTATTTAGTAAAAGAAGCCGGGAAACCGTGGGGGGAAGCAGATGCAGACACGGCAGAGGCTATTGACTTCTTAGAATACTATGCCAGACAAATGTACCGTTTAAAAGATGGAGTTCCATTGGAACAACATGACGGTGAATTTAATCAATTTCACTATATTCCCCTGGGTGTCGGAATTATTATTTCTCCATTCAACTTTCCGCTAGCCATTATGGCAGGTACAACCATCGCGGCAATTATCACAGGAAATACTGTATTATTAAAGCCCGCAAACTCAACTCCTGTTGTAGCTGCAAAATTTGTTCAACTGATGAAAGAAGCAGGATTGCCGGAGGGGGTGATTAATTTTGTTCCAGGCAGTGGCGCTGAAATTGGCGATTATCTTGTTGAACATCCTCAGACAAGATTTATTTCCTTTACAGGTTCTCGTGAAATCGGCTGTCGAATCTATGAGCGGGCTGCAAGAGTACAAAAGGGACAGAAGTGGTTAAAGCGTGTCATTGCTGAAATGGGAGGGAAGGATACGGTTTTAGTAGATCGTTGTGCAGATATTGAAACCGCTGTAAAATCGATTGTTTTATCAGCATTTGGATTTTCCGGTCAAAAATGCTCTGCTGGATCGCGAGCTGTAATACATGAGGATATCTACGATGAAGTATTAGAAAAAGTAATTGCTAAAACGAAAGAGTTAACAATAGGAGATCCTGCTGATCCAAACAACTATATGGGACCTGTTATTAATAAAGCCGCTTTCAATAAAATTATGAATTATATTGAAATTGGTAAAAAAGAGGGGCGCCTTATGACAGGGGGAAAAGGGGATCAATCTCTAGGTTATTTTATCCAACCAACTGTGTTTGCCCACGTGGATGAGAATGCACGGATTATGCAAGAAGAGATCTTCGGTCCTGTTTTGGCTTTATGTAAAGCAAGAAACCTTGACCACATGTTATCTATTGCCAATAATACCGAATATGGTTTAACAGGTGCGTTTATATCGAATAACCGCGAACATATTGAACGGGTACGTGAGGAGTTTCATGTCGGGAATCTTTATTTTAATAGTAAATGTACGGGTGCAGTTGTGGGCTATCAGCCATTTGGCGGCTTTAATATGTCAGGCACAGACTCTAAAGCCGGAGGCCCTGATTATTTAATTTTGCATATGCAGGCGAAAACCACATCAGAAAAATTATAA
- a CDS encoding EcsC family protein: protein MIESNKWLQQELKKIQSWETDQSDLWFWEKLGRLPFKLIDKVTPSFIQNKLGSILDELGQYIQTGGNYLSPASSLSSYYPEDSIHTIEEASVLPIEKMDKAVEKLTKMRKKVATVQGASTGIGGLFTISIDIPILLGLQLKTLQDIALCYGYDPQDKKERIFIVKCLQFVSADIVGKQAILKQLSGIDNNQNTKREVLSEIQGWREVVFSYRDQFGWKKLFQMVPIAGFIFGAFTNRSAVNDIAEAGMMLYRKRRITERLSKDILDGTNKV from the coding sequence GTGATTGAGTCAAATAAATGGTTACAACAAGAATTAAAGAAAATACAATCATGGGAAACAGATCAAAGTGACCTTTGGTTTTGGGAGAAGCTTGGCCGCTTACCGTTTAAATTAATTGATAAAGTAACCCCATCTTTTATCCAAAATAAACTGGGAAGTATTCTCGATGAGCTTGGTCAATACATTCAAACTGGTGGTAATTATTTGAGTCCGGCTTCCTCCCTTTCTTCCTACTATCCAGAAGATAGTATTCACACCATTGAAGAAGCATCCGTATTACCGATTGAAAAAATGGACAAGGCAGTCGAAAAGTTAACAAAAATGAGAAAAAAAGTTGCAACAGTCCAAGGGGCTAGCACTGGGATTGGCGGCCTTTTTACTATCTCCATTGATATTCCAATCCTACTAGGGTTACAACTAAAAACGTTACAGGATATTGCCTTATGCTACGGTTATGATCCACAAGATAAAAAGGAACGAATATTTATCGTAAAGTGCTTACAATTTGTTTCTGCAGATATTGTCGGAAAACAGGCGATTCTAAAGCAATTAAGTGGGATTGATAATAACCAAAACACTAAACGAGAAGTTCTTTCAGAAATTCAAGGATGGCGTGAGGTTGTCTTTTCCTACCGTGATCAATTTGGCTGGAAAAAGCTATTTCAAATGGTTCCAATCGCGGGGTTTATTTTTGGTGCTTTTACAAATCGATCTGCTGTCAATGATATTGCTGAAGCAGGAATGATGCTCTATCGAAAAAGAAGAATCACTGAAAGACTTTCTAAAGATATCTTAGACGGAACGAATAAAGTTTGA